The genomic stretch ATGACCACACCGCGGCCCTCGCCCAGCACGCCAAGGTGCGCCGCACACCACCACCGCcaccacccagggacccccctcCCCCTTACCAGGGCACGGCCGGGTGCCCCGCTGCCCGCTGCGCCCCTCCGGTGCAAAGCTGCACCCCCGAGCCCTGCCcgcagcccccagcctgtgcccagCTCCGCGGGAGCCCCCGGGGCAGCCACGGGGTCACCCCACGCCCGGCCTCCGTGCCCTGCGGCCAGCCCCGGCCGCTCGCCGAGCAGCGGGGGCTTGGCCGCAGCGACTCGGAGCGGACCCTGCCCTGCGGGCGCCCAGCGCCCCCGTGCCAGCCCTCGCCGCACCGCCGGCAGCCCGTCCCCGTCACGGACACCCACGGCCTCCACCAGCCACCTCAGGGCAACCCCCCGCGGGACCCCCCGCCAccccagcaccagctctgcGCCACGCTGTGGGGGGGGCCCTGCTGCGCCTCGCCAGCCCCCGTCCCACCAGCGCCGGGCTGGCACAGctcggccgccgccgccacgcCGGAGAAGACACCAGCTGCCCTCGGCACCTGCAGCCGACTCCGCGCCGCCGAGcctgggcacggctgggcaGGACCCGAGGGGCCCAGGGAGCCGCTGTCCACAGCCCCACAGGGCCCCAGCGTGGGGACACAAGCGGCCGGGTGGGCACAGGAGGCCCCCCGGCACGGACAGCCTTGCCTCGCCGCTGAGCAGCCGGACACGCTGCACCACGTCCAGGACCTTCTGCAGCTGGTGGTGGTGGCCAAGGGGCCGGTGGGACCACCAGCGAGGGATGAGGATGCCTGGATATCTCAGGGAGAGGGCCCCCGGGGGCCCGGGGAGCAGGGGGACCtgcattcccagctgcagtccctgGAAGGGGTGCTGGAGACCAGCCAACAAACCATCCGGGTGCTGCTGGATGTCATCCAGGACTTGGAGAAGAAGGAGGCACAGCGGGACGGGTGAGCAGGCAGGAGCATAGTGGGGGCCTGTGGGGACAATGTCACTGGGGGCTGGGGATGTAGGACGGGGGGCCCTGCCAGAGATTtggatgctgctgcctcctgaaGGTGTTTCCCTCAGAGAAACTCGGAGCTGCTGCCAGTGTGCACATGGCTCCATGTCGGTGCGAGGTCTCACATGCCCACGGTGCCTTCCCcgtgcccagggatgggtgcaCGGGGTGCAGGTCTGGGGGATGAGGGGATGCTGGGCTCCCACCCAGCTCTGGTGCAGCGGATTTATCCATTGgtcactgggagcagggaactAGGATGTCACATCCCAATGGCCGGCTTAGCCAGGCAccacatccctgccccatccatGGAGGTACCTTTGGCACAAATCCAGCGGCCTGTGCCCCTGTGATGGATGTGTTTGCATCCCAGGGAGGTGCCCAGCACTCCCATCCTGCCCAGGACCTGCTCCAAGGGACAGGGTTTCCCCCAGGCAGCGTTCCTTGGCCTCCAAGGCTGATTTGCCAAATGAAGCAAGGTGTTCTAGGTCAGCCCACAATGACCTTAAGCTGAAATGCTCCAAACTCATCTCACATGAGAGCAACCAACCCCCAAGAAGTGCCAGTCCTGGCATCCTCCTGTAAAACCTCTGGGGCTTGTTCCTGATGCCCAAGATTGCTGTGATCCATCCGTGGTTTTGGCAGTGAGCAAAGCACAGGGAAcgttgtccctgtgccacccctggagCGCTGTCAGTGGGGAGGGACCTCTTGGGGGTCTGGGACACCTTAATTAAGACCTCAGCTCCATAAAATGTTACAGtcaagcaagcaaacaagatGCCCAGAAACACACCCTGGATTTCCAGGGACAGGAAATCACATCAAACATTATCCTGGTGTCCTTACGCTGCGGAACAGCGCGGCCTCGTTTGCCACGGGTCACATCCCAGGTGCCCACTGTgcaccagagcagagccacCAGCCTTGACACATCCTGGCACCGACCACCAGCAACATCTCACAAAAATTTATATCTATAAGACATGAAAGACCATCCCAGAACGAGCTCTCCCAGCAGAGGGGTGCTGTTGTACAACGCCAGAGCCGcaggcacacacacatatacgtaccacatatatacatataaaaggGCTCATGATCTAATTCAGGTGCTGGCAGAATAAATCCCCATTGCAATGTGAAATTTGGTGCATTAACAGACCCAGTTTCTGAGGGCTGACAACAACCGTGGTCAAGGTCGAGTGACAGGAGGAAGATTTCAACGGGGAAATGTGATGTCTATGTGGGACATGTGCTCTCAGCTgtgcccccaaaatccacagcaCTGAAAAGGCAATGGAGACAGGGAGATGGGGTCCCAAAGGGACCAACAGCATTCACGGGGCCCCTTTCTGACAGAGTAGAAGGAGCCAGGGACCAGCAGGGAACACCTGCCAGCAGTGTTGGGGTGCAGGAGGACCCCAGTACAGCCCTTGGGATCAGGGTGTCTCAGGGCTGGGGTctggcaccagcagcagagacatGTGGGGTGAAGACCCCTTCtgtggagagggaggaggatgcAGCAGCATGAGCATGAGCTGAGCCAGGGCAGGCATCAGCTTAATCCAAGTCCTGTGCACCTTCCTGGAGGAGGATGCTCTGGTACAAAAGCATCAAAAAGAGATAAATTCTGAGTCTGGCGTAGGCTGGAGATTAGTCTGACTTATCTCCCTGTGCCCatctgccagggcactgctgtgccagagcaCCGCCATGTGCCTTGAGCTCCCTCCGTGGCACCATGTGTGAGGAGATGTGTGGGGACGTGGGGGCTGCAGGCGTGGGGACCCTTGGGATGaggattgggatggggatgggaggcagggacacagcaggaaaGGTTTGGGATGCctctgtgcccagctctggtTTGCTCCCATCAGAGAAATCTGCGAAGCCGAGAGGCACCTACCCTGGTGTTAATTGGGATCACGTGGGAGGAGAGGGGTTGGGATCCCAGagaggaaaagggatgggatccggggaggggaggagaggagatggatctcagagaggaagaggagctggGATCCAGGAAGAGAAGGGCTGAGATGCAGGGagaagaggatctgaagccCAGGGCGGAAAGGAGCTGGGATCCAGGGAGGAGAGTCCTGGCtcctggctgctgggctgggagcacagACGGACAAGGGGCAGCAGGGGACATGGGCAGCCCCAGACCGGGTCTCCGATCTCACGGCACATCTCTGTCACAGGCGACACTCGTACCGGACTGGGCAGGACATCGCCAACTGCGGGACCTGCCGGGACTGTGCCTGCATCATCTACAGGTGAGGGCCAGCCCTGGCTCCATGCATCCCGTGggtcctgcttccctgccctcccagaCTTCTCCACCAGCTGTGAGGCGGGAGCAGGGGTGGTAGCCGAGCCTGTCCCCATGGGGACCCGGGGGATACCATGTACAGACCACTCTTGGGTGTCTGGGCTGTCACTTGGCCTGCATCTGTcccttcctccctgtgaggagcagctccttctcCCAGGATCAGCCAGGGTGATCTCcatggaggagcagcagctggaaggggGCTGCTCTGGCACGATGGCAGAGCATTTATCTCCTGTAATGGCAATCTATTGGGGAAGCCTCGCTAGCGGCTGCTGCGTGGGCTCGCTCCAAATCCAGGCTGCATCCCGttgtccctgtgccagctccGCACAGATGCTGCAGATGGGTTCCTGCCCCTCGCTATGGTTTGGGAacacagggctgggctctgctccacAGCGTTGGCTTTGGGCCAGGGCATGGAAACCCCTTCCTCTGCTGCACTCTCCTCAGATCCCGTTTGGTGTGTGGGAAAAGGCACCTCATGCCCTCCCAGCATTGTCTCTGGGGGAATTGGGAGGGTTGCAGTTTTGCTAAAGCTTTCTGCCCTTCCAGGCACCCCTAGGTGTCCTTCTGTCCCTCTGGCTGTCCCCTCTGCAGTGCAGGTGGCTGGCCAGGTGTGTTCCcattttgctgttaattaggctgatgctgttagcATGGGGATGTGTAGGACACGGTGAGCTGGTCCCAAGCTGTGTTCCGTGGTGCCTGATCACCGTGGTGCACGTGTGTGCCGCTGCCCTGCCGCGCTCTGTGAGTGCCGTGCCCCCTCCTCGGGGCACCTCAGGCTgggggtgcccagctgggggcCCCTCGTGTCCCTGTGCTCAGTGGTGGTGCTGCCTCAGCGCTCCTGCTCCCCACACACTTGCTCCACGCTCCCC from Aphelocoma coerulescens isolate FSJ_1873_10779 chromosome 4, UR_Acoe_1.0, whole genome shotgun sequence encodes the following:
- the LOC138109199 gene encoding INSYN2B protein-like, with the protein product MVSREPVPGPAPAGEGSQEKAMTVRSVLLNRDSPDIESRLKRRRNRTQQVRFKDLVEAGAGRADSPPPGPAAARGPNTPRASPPPRDPPEPAALRASRRSWPQAQPGSLTLPMPRKACMSTAIQTSPSLQKPFPAPQPRSKSVCDVAGDAVLPAVASARCPGAAVPTAASWAVPPRAPGSLPTHDHTAALAQHAKVRRTPPPPPPRDPPPPYQGTAGCPAARCAPPVQSCTPEPCPQPPACAQLRGSPRGSHGVTPRPASVPCGQPRPLAEQRGLGRSDSERTLPCGRPAPPCQPSPHRRQPVPVTDTHGLHQPPQGNPPRDPPPPQHQLCATLWGGPCCASPAPVPPAPGWHSSAAAATPEKTPAALGTCSRLRAAEPGHGWAGPEGPREPLSTAPQGPSVGTQAAGWAQEAPRHGQPCLAAEQPDTLHHVQDLLQLVVVAKGPVGPPARDEDAWISQGEGPRGPGEQGDLHSQLQSLEGVLETSQQTIRVLLDVIQDLEKKEAQRDGRHSYRTGQDIANCGTCRDCACIIYSVEHDFRQQEGRFQRVLSHIEGDAGPSSPPTAPGAAGVALGAAGTTSPPRQEPSPVSRLPAKLDVKKSRRKCFWFL